A genome region from Erythrolamprus reginae isolate rEryReg1 chromosome 4, rEryReg1.hap1, whole genome shotgun sequence includes the following:
- the LOC139167259 gene encoding galactosylgalactosylxylosylprotein 3-beta-glucuronosyltransferase 1-like has protein sequence MLRRRNLLTTLLIALPWGLLLTLWHQYPTTRYLSLLRKETDENGTAKSLVNGTSLVKEDGIASCTRQPAVGTPPKIIRNYVYSRPPPWSDTLPAIFVITPTYTRPVQKAELTRLVNTFLHVQNLHWVVVEDSPRRTNLVSNLLEKAGIHFTHLNIETPKSLKVGLSWIPSHTPRGTFQRNLGLHWLRESFSSTPVPEGVVYFADDDNTYSLELFEEMRYTKKVSVWPVAFVGGLRYESPKVSPAGKVVGWKTVFDPNRPFAIDMAGFAISIKLILEKPQASFKLDGVKGGYQETSLLKDLVTMDGLEPKAANCTKVLVWHTRTERPTLVNEGKHGFTDLRVEV, from the exons ATGCTGAGGAGACGTAACCTTCTCACCACACTTCTGATTGCTTTGCCATGGGGTCTTCTCCTAACTTTGTGGCATCAGTATCCAACCACCCGCTATCTGAGCCTTCTAAGAA AGGAAACAGATGAAAATGGCACAGCCAAGTCACTCGTCAATGGGACATCTCTAGTGAAGGAGGATGGGATTGCATCATGCACTCGGCAGCCAGCCGTTGGGACACCTCCCAAAATAATCCGGAATTATGTGTACTCCAGGCCTCCTCCATGGTCAGACACATTGCCTGCCATATTCGTGATCACACCTACATACACTCGACCAGTACAGAAGGCTGAACTGACCCGACTGGTGAATACGTTCCTTCATGTACAGAACCTCCACTGGGTAGTGGTGGAAGACTCTCCTAGAAGAACCAACCTGGTGTCCAATCTACTGGAGAAAGCAGGGATTCATTTTACTCACCTGAACATTGAGACTCCTAAGAGTCTGAAAGTAGGCTTGTCCTGGATTCCATCTCACACTCCCAGGGGCACATTCCAGAGGAACCTTGGACTGCATTGGCTTAGGGAAAGTTTTAGCTCCACGCCAGTACCTGAAGGGGTAGTATACTTTGCAGATGATGACAACACCTATAGCCTGGAGCTATTTGAAGAG ATGCGTTATACAAAGAAGGTATCTGTCTGGCCAGTTGCTTTTGTTGGTGGTCTCAGGTACGAATCTCCCAAAGTGAGTCCAGCAGGCAAAGTTGTAGGTTGGAAGACTGTGTTTGATCCCAACCGGCCTTTTGCCATCGACATGGCTGGCTTTGCCATCAGCATAAAACTGATTTTGGAGAAACCACAGGCCAGTTTCAAGTTGGATGGAGTGAAAGGAGGCTACCAAGAAACCAGTTTATTAAAGGATCTGGTGACAATGGATGGACTGGAGCCTAAAGCTGCCAACTGCACAAAG GTTTTGGTCTGGCACACAAGGACTGAAAGGCCAACACTGGTTAATGAAGGCAAACATGGATTCACAGACCTAAGGGTAGAAGTGTAG